The genomic stretch CGAAGCACTCAACGCCGCTCACGTGCTCGGCGGCACATCGATTGCCGCACTGCGCGCATCCCAGGCCGATCCGCGGGAACGGCACCTCGGCATCTCCCACCACACAATGCGTGTCCTTAGCGACGTCGTCCACACGCCGTGCGCTGTCGTCGTACCGGAACTGACCGGCATGGATTCGCACATCCGAGAGAAAATGGCTGGCCAGCTCGTCGAACTGGCCAGCCACGCTCACCTTTCTCTGGTTGCTTTACCAGCAGATCACCTCACCGACGTGCTCGCCGATCCGCCTACGCCGCTGAACACGATGGGCCGCGGCTTTGCCGACGACCCGCTCGCATTCTTAGCAGCGTGCGCGGCCGGAGTCTACGGCGGGGAACTGTCTGCTAGATCCGCGACGTAATAATCGGAGTGACGATGATCCCCCGCGCACCGGCGTCGTGCAGATCGTCCATCACCCGGTTCATCGTGTTACGCTCAACCATCGCACGAACAGCCACCCAATTCTCGTCATGAAGAGGCGAGACAGTCGGCGACTGGTATCCGGGAGTCAGCTTGACCGCGCGGTCAAGGTTATCCCGTTGGATGTCATAATCCATCAGTACGTAGTTGCGTGCCATGATGACGCCTTCGAGGCGCCCATCTAGAATCTCCAACTCGCGTGTCAGTGGCGCGTCCGCATTACGGATCAAGATTGCTTCCGACCTCAGTAGCGGCTCACCGAACGTTGCCATGCCCGCGGCCCGTAGCGTACTACCGGTTTCCACGACGTCGGCAATCGCGTCCGCAACGCCCAGGCGCACGGAACTCTCCACTGCGCCATCCAGGTGGACCACTTCGGCGTCGATACCGTGATCGGCCAAATAGTTCGTCACCAGGGCGTCATACGATGTTGCCACTCGTTTACCAGCCAAATCAGCCAAGCTCAGGTGTTCTCCACCCGGCGCGGCAAACCGGAACGTGGCCCGCGCAAACCCTAGACCGCGATGTTCAACCGCGTTCGCCCCAGAATCTAGCAGCAGATCACGGCCGGTGATCCCCACGTCCACGGTGCCAGCACCCACATAGACGGCCACGTCACGGGGGCGGATATAGAAAAACTCCACATCGTTTTCCGAGTCAACGAGCACCAGTTCGCGCGATTCGCGCCGCTGGCGATAGCCCGCCTCGCTGAGCATTCGAGACGCAGGCTCCGATAAAGAGCCCTTATTTGGGATAGCAATTCGAAGCATGATTCTCCTCGCGGTTACAGGTAACGGTAGACGTCGTCGAGCGTGAGCCCACGCTTAATAAGCATGAGTTGCAAATGGTAGAGCAGCTGCGAGGCTTCTTCAGCAAGTTCCTCGTCAGATTCGTATTCGGCTGCAATCCACACTTCACCGGCTTCCTCAAGAATTTTCTTGCCAATGAAGTGCACCCCGGCATCCAGCTCTTTAACAGAGCCCGAGCCTTCCGGGCGCTCAATTGCTTTCACGGACAGTTCGTCAAACAGTTCCTCAAACGTTTTCACAGCTCTATCCTACCGAAGTTGGTTCAGCGCTCGGTTTTCGTCCGTGTGTCAAGCACCGCCGTCGTGTAGGCGTCGGTGGCTTTCACGTCGCTTTCGAGCAGATCTGCCTGCGCCATAAACTCTGCCATTGCTTCCCACCGAGCTTCGTCTTGCCCGCCGAAGGTTTCGCCTCCGTTGTACAGCTTCAGTGTCGCCTCAAGCACTTTGCCTGCCAGTTCTCGCTGGTTTGGATCACTTAGCGACGGCACGTACTGTTCCACGACGTCGAGCGTCGCCTCTCGGTCTTCAGCCGCGGCTTGCGCACCTTTCTCAATCGCAACCAGTACCTTGGCGAGCGTGTCCGGGTCGAGGTTATTGGCAAGGCTTCCCAGCCCCACACCAATAAGTGGCAGATCGCCTTGTACGAGCGGGAGTTCGACGACGTCGATTCCAGCGTTTCGCATCGCCACGGCGTCGTTGTTCGTAAAACCGATGATGGCATCGACCGCGTCTGTTGCCAATGCCGTTACCTGCATGTAGCCAATGTATTGGACGTCGACGTCGCTCAGCGCGTGGTCCTTGAGCATGGCGAGCAAGCCGTAGTAGTTTTCACCATACGGGCCGGGCAACCCGACTTTCTTGCCAGCAAGATCAGCGGCAGACGTCATCCCCGAGTCCGCCTTAACGATGAGTGTCACGGGATAGGTCTGGTACATCGTCGCCCAGTTAACGATATCCACGCCCGTGGATCTGGCTTGCAGCATCTCATCACCGCCTGCGAACACGACGTCCTCTTCGCCCGCCTGAATCGCGCCAAACAGGGATTCTTGCGGGCCGTGGTGACGGATCGTTACGTCCACTCCGGCCTCGTCGAAGTAGCCGCGCTCCTTGGCCATGTAGATCGGCGCGAACTGGACGTCCGGAATGTACGTCAACCCCAGGGTTATGTGCGGGGTAGATTCTTGCGTGCCGTGAGCATCTGGAGAATCCGTTCCCGAACAAGCCGTAAGGCCGAGGGCTAGTGCGAATGCGGCTAACATTGCGATGATTTTCTTCATGGCTGCCTTTCCGATACAGCGTGATATGCGCGGGTTTCCAACGCATAGATTGCGATGTAGATGGCGATGGCAATCACCGCAAGAATGATGATCGCGGCAAACATTCCAGCCACGTCATTGAGTGCCTGCGCACCGGTGAGCACGATTCCGAGCCCGGTCTGCCCACCGATCACCATTTCGCCAACCACTGCCCCGGTGATGGAAAGAGTGAACCCGTTGCGCAGCCCAGCAAGAATATTCGGTGCTGCCAACGGCAATTCGATTCGTGCCATGAGAGTGAGCGGCCCGGCTCCATCGAGGCGCGCAGCCCCGATCAGATCTGGATCGATACCGCGAACGCCCACGCTCGTATTAATAATGATGGGGAACACCACCATGATCGTGCACAACCACACGATCGGCGTCGTCCCGTATCCCACCCACAGCACCAGTAAAGGAGCTATCGCAACCGCCGGAATCGCCTGCGAGGCCGCTAAATACGGCTGCAGGGATGCGGCTAACAATTTTGAATGTGCGATAGCAAATCCCACCGGCACGCCGATGATGGCCGCAAAGAAACACCCAAGGGTAGCTTCCCACACGGTCTGTCGTGTTGCATCAAGGAGATAGCCGTCAGATATTCCACCCACGAGCCGGTGCCACACCTGGCCAGGGCTCGGCAGCGCCCAGCTGCCCACCATGCCAGATTCAGTAGCGAACACCCACGCAGCGA from Trueperella bialowiezensis encodes the following:
- the hisG gene encoding ATP phosphoribosyltransferase, translating into MLRIAIPNKGSLSEPASRMLSEAGYRQRRESRELVLVDSENDVEFFYIRPRDVAVYVGAGTVDVGITGRDLLLDSGANAVEHRGLGFARATFRFAAPGGEHLSLADLAGKRVATSYDALVTNYLADHGIDAEVVHLDGAVESSVRLGVADAIADVVETGSTLRAAGMATFGEPLLRSEAILIRNADAPLTRELEILDGRLEGVIMARNYVLMDYDIQRDNLDRAVKLTPGYQSPTVSPLHDENWVAVRAMVERNTMNRVMDDLHDAGARGIIVTPIITSRI
- a CDS encoding ABC transporter substrate-binding protein; translation: MKKIIAMLAAFALALGLTACSGTDSPDAHGTQESTPHITLGLTYIPDVQFAPIYMAKERGYFDEAGVDVTIRHHGPQESLFGAIQAGEEDVVFAGGDEMLQARSTGVDIVNWATMYQTYPVTLIVKADSGMTSAADLAGKKVGLPGPYGENYYGLLAMLKDHALSDVDVQYIGYMQVTALATDAVDAIIGFTNNDAVAMRNAGIDVVELPLVQGDLPLIGVGLGSLANNLDPDTLAKVLVAIEKGAQAAAEDREATLDVVEQYVPSLSDPNQRELAGKVLEATLKLYNGGETFGGQDEARWEAMAEFMAQADLLESDVKATDAYTTAVLDTRTKTER
- a CDS encoding phosphoribosyl-ATP diphosphatase, with the translated sequence MKTFEELFDELSVKAIERPEGSGSVKELDAGVHFIGKKILEEAGEVWIAAEYESDEELAEEASQLLYHLQLMLIKRGLTLDDVYRYL
- a CDS encoding ABC transporter permease is translated as MKTTAKWLAPLVLGVLIFAAWVFATESGMVGSWALPSPGQVWHRLVGGISDGYLLDATRQTVWEATLGCFFAAIIGVPVGFAIAHSKLLAASLQPYLAASQAIPAVAIAPLLVLWVGYGTTPIVWLCTIMVVFPIIINTSVGVRGIDPDLIGAARLDGAGPLTLMARIELPLAAPNILAGLRNGFTLSITGAVVGEMVIGGQTGLGIVLTGAQALNDVAGMFAAIIILAVIAIAIYIAIYALETRAYHAVSERQP